A section of the Bradyrhizobium oligotrophicum S58 genome encodes:
- a CDS encoding threonine dehydratase — protein sequence MFTLAELEAAHAIVGAAVPATPAHAWPLLAERLGTHVIVKHENHTPAGAFKVRGGLVYVDALKRTHPGVRGLITATRGNHGQSIAFAGRRNGLPVTIYVPKGNSVEKNRAMAAFGAELIEHGSDFQEAREEAGRHAARESLQMVPSFHPDLVRGVATYALELLRKAPALDVLYVSVGQGSGICGCILARDLLGLKTEIVGVQSTEAPSYALSFAARTVVTTNSADTHADGLATRSPDADALAIILKGASRILQVSDAEIAEAVRIFWTDTHNLAEGAGAASLAAALQEKGKLAGKRVGLVLTGGNIDLDLFRRWVMPAAAHAEAGAS from the coding sequence GTGTTCACACTAGCTGAGCTCGAAGCCGCCCATGCCATCGTCGGCGCCGCGGTGCCGGCGACGCCGGCGCATGCGTGGCCGCTGCTCGCCGAGCGGCTCGGCACTCATGTCATCGTCAAGCACGAGAACCACACGCCGGCTGGCGCCTTCAAGGTGCGTGGCGGGCTGGTCTATGTCGACGCTCTGAAGCGCACGCATCCCGGCGTGCGCGGCCTGATCACCGCGACGCGCGGCAATCATGGCCAGAGCATCGCCTTCGCCGGCCGCCGCAACGGCCTGCCGGTGACGATCTACGTGCCCAAGGGCAACTCGGTCGAGAAGAACCGCGCGATGGCGGCGTTCGGCGCCGAGCTGATCGAGCATGGCAGCGATTTCCAGGAGGCGCGCGAGGAGGCCGGCCGGCATGCCGCGCGCGAGTCCTTGCAGATGGTGCCGTCGTTCCATCCCGATCTCGTCCGTGGGGTCGCGACCTACGCGCTCGAGCTGTTGCGCAAGGCGCCTGCTCTCGACGTGCTCTACGTGTCGGTCGGGCAGGGCTCCGGCATCTGCGGCTGCATCCTGGCACGTGACCTGCTCGGGCTGAAGACCGAGATCGTCGGCGTGCAGTCGACCGAGGCGCCGTCCTACGCGCTGTCGTTCGCCGCGCGCACCGTCGTGACCACCAACAGCGCCGATACGCACGCCGACGGCCTCGCCACGCGCAGCCCGGATGCGGATGCGCTCGCCATCATCCTGAAGGGCGCGTCGCGCATCCTGCAGGTCAGTGATGCCGAGATCGCCGAGGCCGTCCGCATCTTCTGGACCGACACCCACAATCTCGCCGAAGGCGCCGGTGCAGCGTCGCTGGCGGCCGCGCTGCAGGAGAAAGGCAAGCTCGCCGGCAAGCGCGTCGGCCTGGTGCTGACCGGCGGCAACATCGATCTCGATCTGTTCAGGCGCTGGGTAATGCCGGCTGCCGCCCATGCCGAAGCGGGAGCCTCATGA
- the ilvN gene encoding acetolactate synthase small subunit translates to MNQPASAYFIEDRHDPNETHTLSVLVQNEPGVLARVIGLFSGRGYNIESLTVSETESQKHLSRITIVTTGTPMVIQQIKHQLDRMIPVYRVVDMTLTKRAIERELAMVKVRGIGEPRVEALRLADAFRARVIDATTESFVFEITGNTDKISQFIDLMRPLGLVEVARTGIAAIGRGPEGM, encoded by the coding sequence ATGAACCAGCCAGCCTCCGCCTACTTCATCGAAGACCGCCACGATCCGAACGAGACGCATACGCTCTCCGTGCTGGTGCAGAACGAGCCCGGCGTGCTGGCGCGGGTGATCGGTCTCTTTTCCGGCCGCGGCTACAACATCGAGAGCCTCACCGTCTCCGAGACCGAGAGTCAAAAACACCTCTCGCGCATCACCATCGTGACGACGGGCACGCCGATGGTGATCCAGCAGATCAAGCACCAGCTCGACCGCATGATCCCGGTCTACCGCGTCGTCGACATGACCTTGACCAAGCGCGCGATCGAGCGCGAGCTCGCGATGGTCAAGGTGCGCGGCATCGGCGAGCCGCGCGTCGAGGCGCTGCGGCTGGCGGATGCGTTCCGGGCCCGCGTGATCGACGCCACCACCGAGAGCTTCGTGTTCGAGATCACAGGCAACACCGACAAGATCAGTCAGTTCATCGATCTGATGCGTCCGCTCGGCCTGGTCGAAGTGGCGAGGACCGGCATTGCGGCGATCGGGCGGGGACCGGAAGGGATGTGA
- a CDS encoding class I SAM-dependent methyltransferase, with protein sequence MLARDWYYNERNRIGLDHAVASIYGSGDDADERARAALKMLGVKPGWRVADIGCGNGVLATEAALMGAVVDAIDISPAMLALTRIYTRDRRTAVRMHSAGLLSFAYEPNSYDLIASEFTLHHLPDFWKAVALARIFAALKPGAQFFLRDIVYVSMPDGTERSVEQWADYNIKNHDLGRDSVITHMRDENSTFAWVMERMLTEVGFITVSADYHAPMHATYVLQKPAGQG encoded by the coding sequence ATGCTGGCGCGCGACTGGTACTACAACGAACGGAACCGGATCGGGCTCGATCACGCCGTGGCCTCGATCTACGGCTCGGGAGATGATGCCGACGAGCGCGCGCGCGCCGCATTGAAGATGCTCGGCGTCAAGCCGGGCTGGCGGGTGGCGGACATCGGTTGCGGCAACGGCGTGCTGGCGACGGAAGCGGCGCTGATGGGCGCTGTCGTGGACGCCATCGACATCTCGCCGGCGATGCTGGCGCTGACCCGGATCTACACCCGCGACCGCCGCACCGCCGTGCGGATGCATTCGGCGGGCCTGTTGTCGTTCGCCTACGAGCCCAATTCCTATGATCTGATCGCCAGCGAGTTCACGCTGCACCATCTGCCGGACTTCTGGAAGGCGGTGGCGCTGGCGCGCATCTTCGCGGCGCTGAAGCCGGGCGCGCAGTTCTTCCTGCGCGACATCGTCTATGTCAGCATGCCCGACGGCACCGAGCGCTCGGTCGAGCAGTGGGCCGACTACAACATCAAGAACCACGATCTCGGCCGCGACAGCGTCATCACCCACATGCGCGACGAGAACTCGACCTTCGCCTGGGTGATGGAGCGCATGCTGACCGAGGTCGGCTTCATCACCGTCTCCGCCGACTACCACGCCCCGATGCACGCGACCTATGTGCTGCAGAAGCCGGCGGGGCAGGGGTAG
- a CDS encoding LysE family translocator, which produces MSQQLLIAFIAFAFVMAFTPGPNNIMLLSSGVTYGFRRTVPHMMGVSFGFAFMVGAVGFGLAAVFISYPVLQTVLKYLGAAYLIYLAVAIALSGATKPDEHNSRGPMSFWGAALFQWVNAKGWVMVISTITAYAAIARFPANVALQVAISFVMAVGSTITWTLFGTALRPLLSSERAVRGFNILMAVLLLASLYPVFMDA; this is translated from the coding sequence ATGTCCCAGCAGCTCCTCATCGCCTTCATCGCGTTCGCCTTCGTGATGGCGTTCACGCCGGGGCCGAACAACATCATGCTGCTGTCGTCGGGCGTGACCTACGGCTTCCGGCGCACGGTGCCGCACATGATGGGGGTCAGTTTCGGCTTCGCGTTCATGGTCGGCGCGGTCGGCTTTGGCCTTGCCGCCGTGTTCATCTCCTATCCGGTGCTGCAGACGGTGCTGAAATATCTCGGGGCCGCCTACCTGATCTATCTCGCGGTCGCGATCGCGCTGTCGGGTGCGACCAAGCCTGACGAGCACAATTCGCGCGGTCCGATGTCGTTCTGGGGCGCGGCGCTGTTCCAGTGGGTCAACGCCAAGGGCTGGGTGATGGTGATCAGCACCATCACCGCCTATGCGGCGATCGCGCGCTTTCCCGCCAATGTCGCGCTGCAGGTCGCGATCAGCTTCGTGATGGCGGTCGGCTCGACCATCACCTGGACGCTGTTCGGGACCGCGTTGCGGCCGCTGCTGAGCTCCGAACGCGCCGTGCGCGGCTTCAACATCCTGATGGCGGTGCTGCTGCTGGCCTCGCTCTATCCGGTGTTCATGGACGCATGA
- the ilvC gene encoding ketol-acid reductoisomerase → MRVYYDRDADLNLIKGKKVVIVGYGAQGHAHALNLKDSGVKDVAIALYKGSKSAKKAEAAGFKVMEVAEAAKWADLVMMLTPDELQGDIYREHLHDNMKQGAALVFAHGLNVHFNLLDPRADLDVLMIAPKGPGHTVRSEYQRGGGVPCLIAIAKDSSGNAHDLGLSYASAIGGGRAGIIETTFKEECETDLFGEQAVLCGGLVELIKAGYETLTEAGYAPEMAYFECLHEVKLIVDLIYEGGIANMNYSISNTAEYGEYVTGPRIITPETKAEMKRVLDDIQSGRFARDWMLENKVNQSSFKATRARLSQHPIEEVGARLRDMMPWIKKGALVDKSKN, encoded by the coding sequence ATGCGTGTTTACTACGATCGCGACGCCGATCTGAACCTGATCAAGGGCAAGAAGGTCGTCATCGTCGGCTACGGCGCCCAGGGCCATGCCCACGCGCTGAACCTGAAGGATTCCGGCGTCAAGGACGTCGCGATCGCGCTGTACAAGGGCTCGAAGTCGGCCAAGAAGGCCGAAGCCGCCGGCTTCAAGGTGATGGAAGTCGCCGAGGCCGCCAAGTGGGCCGACCTCGTGATGATGCTGACCCCGGACGAGCTGCAGGGCGACATCTACCGCGAGCACCTGCACGACAACATGAAGCAGGGCGCCGCGCTGGTGTTCGCCCACGGCCTCAACGTCCACTTCAACCTGCTCGACCCCCGCGCCGATCTCGACGTGCTGATGATCGCGCCGAAGGGCCCCGGCCACACCGTTCGTTCCGAGTACCAGCGCGGCGGCGGCGTGCCCTGCCTGATCGCGATCGCCAAGGATTCCTCGGGCAACGCCCATGACCTCGGCCTGTCCTACGCCTCGGCGATCGGCGGCGGCCGCGCCGGCATCATCGAGACCACGTTCAAGGAAGAGTGCGAGACCGACCTGTTCGGCGAGCAGGCCGTGCTGTGCGGCGGCCTGGTCGAGCTGATCAAGGCCGGCTACGAGACCCTGACCGAGGCCGGCTACGCCCCGGAGATGGCCTATTTCGAGTGCCTCCACGAGGTCAAGCTGATCGTCGACCTGATCTATGAAGGCGGCATCGCCAACATGAACTACTCGATCTCCAACACCGCCGAATATGGCGAGTACGTCACCGGACCGCGTATCATCACTCCGGAGACCAAGGCGGAGATGAAGCGCGTGCTCGACGACATCCAGTCCGGCCGCTTCGCGCGCGACTGGATGCTGGAGAACAAGGTCAACCAGTCCTCGTTCAAGGCGACCCGCGCCCGCCTGTCGCAGCACCCGATCGAGGAGGTCGGCGCCCGTCTGCGCGACATGATGCCCTGGATCAAGAAGGGCGCCCTGGTCGACAAGAGCAAGAACTGA
- a CDS encoding TonB-dependent receptor plug domain-containing protein: protein MSPVPYARRHRAVLSSFCVLSSVALLGPCPAIAQQSASPNLLPPVEVDLPRSRPSAPKPAGAREPQARTAARPPIPATPASTPVVVSPTGIVTPAANVASAITVVTDKDIATQQFRSVPEILSTIPGLNVVQAGGPGGQTNVFMRGTNANHTKLLIDGIDVGDVTNSNGAFDFAHLLAADIQQFEVLRGPQSGLYGSDAIGGVISVITRKGDGPARATASLESGSFKTFNQSAGLSGSKDNVNYAVNVAHLHAGDVPVTPWQLLPAGQKAIGNAYDNVTASTKLGVDLNDAWTLNSVVRYTDATLLFTGDSGFPSFPDAIRSNHTVHQLATREEAVWSLLGGRIRNYFGVNYVNDWSSDLTAGNPVAAVATGERIKYDWHAVTELAPRNNLVVGLEQQTERLTTTDLSAENGNKAGFIELQTEFAERWFVVASLRNDVNDQFGAHGTYRIAPAVILPVTETKLKASYGTGFKAPTLSQLHRDFPAFNFFANPNLKPEESTGYDAGFEQPLFEGRVRFGSTYFHNSITNLIDFNATFTSNANVGLATTEGSESFVAAKLTDRISLRADYTFTRAIDATTGQQLLRRPREKWSATAVWTPLDALTVSATVLRLGNWLDVSRDGMTTGLTAPGTTVVNLRGDYAVSDQVKLFGRIDNLFNRHYQNPTGFLAPGLGVFGGIRVASYGVQ from the coding sequence GTGTCTCCCGTTCCCTATGCCAGGCGCCATCGCGCCGTTCTGTCGTCGTTCTGCGTCCTCTCGTCGGTTGCGCTGCTCGGTCCTTGCCCGGCCATCGCGCAGCAATCCGCCTCGCCCAATCTGCTGCCTCCGGTCGAGGTCGACCTGCCGCGCAGCAGGCCGTCAGCTCCGAAGCCAGCCGGGGCGCGCGAGCCTCAGGCCCGCACCGCCGCGCGACCGCCGATTCCGGCTACACCGGCCAGCACGCCCGTCGTGGTCAGCCCGACCGGCATCGTCACGCCGGCCGCCAATGTCGCCAGTGCGATCACGGTGGTGACTGACAAGGACATCGCGACCCAGCAATTCCGCAGCGTGCCGGAGATCCTGAGCACCATTCCCGGGCTGAACGTCGTCCAGGCCGGCGGTCCGGGCGGCCAGACCAACGTCTTCATGCGTGGCACCAACGCCAACCACACCAAGCTGCTGATCGACGGCATCGATGTCGGGGACGTCACCAACAGCAACGGCGCGTTCGATTTCGCCCATTTGCTCGCCGCTGACATCCAGCAGTTCGAGGTGCTGCGCGGACCACAGAGCGGGCTCTATGGTTCGGACGCGATCGGCGGCGTCATCTCGGTGATCACGCGCAAGGGCGACGGCCCGGCGCGGGCGACCGCCTCGCTCGAGAGCGGATCGTTCAAGACCTTCAACCAGAGCGCGGGACTGAGCGGCTCGAAGGACAATGTCAACTACGCGGTCAATGTCGCGCATCTGCACGCCGGCGACGTGCCGGTGACGCCGTGGCAACTGCTGCCGGCAGGACAGAAGGCGATCGGCAACGCCTACGACAATGTCACCGCCTCGACCAAGCTCGGCGTCGACCTCAACGACGCCTGGACGCTGAACTCGGTGGTCCGCTACACCGATGCGACCCTGCTGTTCACCGGCGACAGCGGCTTTCCGAGCTTTCCCGACGCCATCAGGAGCAACCACACCGTCCATCAGCTGGCCACGCGCGAGGAAGCCGTGTGGTCGCTGCTCGGGGGCCGCATCAGGAACTATTTTGGCGTCAACTACGTCAACGACTGGTCATCCGATTTGACCGCCGGCAATCCCGTGGCGGCGGTCGCGACGGGCGAGCGCATCAAATATGACTGGCACGCGGTGACCGAGCTCGCGCCGCGCAACAATCTGGTCGTCGGCCTGGAGCAGCAGACCGAGCGGCTGACAACCACGGATCTCTCGGCCGAGAACGGCAACAAGGCCGGCTTCATCGAGCTGCAGACGGAGTTTGCGGAGCGCTGGTTCGTGGTCGCGAGCCTGCGCAACGACGTCAACGATCAGTTCGGCGCGCATGGGACTTATCGGATTGCACCTGCGGTGATCCTGCCGGTCACCGAGACCAAGCTGAAGGCGAGCTACGGCACCGGCTTCAAGGCGCCGACCTTGAGCCAGCTGCACCGGGATTTTCCAGCGTTCAACTTCTTCGCCAATCCCAACCTGAAGCCGGAGGAGAGCACAGGCTACGATGCCGGCTTCGAGCAGCCGCTGTTCGAGGGTCGCGTCCGCTTCGGTTCGACCTACTTCCACAACAGCATCACCAATTTGATCGACTTCAACGCCACCTTCACCTCCAATGCGAATGTCGGGCTGGCGACGACCGAGGGCAGCGAAAGCTTCGTGGCGGCTAAGCTCACGGATCGCATCTCGCTGCGCGCGGACTACACGTTCACCCGCGCGATCGACGCGACCACCGGCCAGCAGCTGCTGCGCCGTCCCAGGGAGAAATGGAGCGCGACCGCAGTCTGGACGCCGCTCGATGCGCTGACCGTATCGGCCACCGTGCTGCGCCTCGGCAACTGGCTCGACGTCAGTCGCGACGGCATGACCACGGGGCTCACTGCGCCCGGCACCACGGTCGTGAACCTGCGCGGCGACTACGCGGTCTCCGATCAGGTCAAGCTGTTCGGCCGGATCGATAACCTGTTCAACCGCCACTACCAGAACCCGACCGGCTTCCTGGCGCCGGGCCTTGGCGTGTTCGGCGGCATCCGGGTCGCGAGCTACGGAGTGCAGTGA
- a CDS encoding CbtB domain-containing protein — protein MATATSLPVTLPTAIPVREILPWAIFGGLMLALGIYFVGVEEGAAALFNSAYVHEFVHDGRHLLGFPCH, from the coding sequence GTGGCAACAGCGACGTCCCTTCCGGTCACTCTGCCCACAGCCATTCCCGTGCGCGAGATTCTGCCGTGGGCGATCTTCGGCGGCCTGATGCTCGCTTTGGGCATCTATTTCGTCGGCGTCGAGGAGGGCGCGGCTGCGCTGTTCAACAGCGCATATGTCCACGAGTTCGTCCATGACGGACGGCATCTGCTCGGGTTCCCCTGTCACTGA
- a CDS encoding CbtA family protein codes for MTGRLLLRGMLAGLVAALLSFGFLRLAGESSVARAIAFETVLDEAKAKAAAEEAAAKGRPAPVAEAEPELVSRAIQAGVGLLTGVAVYSTAFGGLFALAFALAFGRMADLGPRATSALLAAAGFVAVYVTPMLKYPANPPSVGLAETIGMRTSLYFAMLLISLAAMIAAGMLRLRLLSRLGAWNAALIAAGVYVVVMTGIGFALPVVDEVPEGFPAAVLWQFRIASFGGQAIMWATLGLLFGALAERQMAQHGARA; via the coding sequence ATGACGGGGCGACTGCTCCTGCGCGGAATGCTGGCCGGCCTGGTCGCCGCGCTGCTCTCCTTCGGCTTTCTCAGGCTGGCTGGCGAATCATCTGTCGCGCGCGCGATTGCCTTCGAGACGGTGCTTGATGAGGCGAAGGCCAAAGCCGCGGCGGAAGAGGCCGCGGCCAAGGGCCGGCCCGCGCCAGTCGCGGAGGCCGAGCCTGAGCTGGTCAGCCGGGCTATCCAGGCCGGTGTTGGACTATTGACCGGCGTTGCCGTCTACAGCACGGCGTTCGGCGGGCTGTTTGCCCTGGCCTTCGCACTCGCCTTCGGCCGCATGGCCGATCTCGGTCCGCGGGCGACCTCCGCCTTGCTCGCCGCGGCCGGCTTCGTCGCCGTCTATGTGACGCCCATGCTCAAATACCCGGCCAATCCGCCGTCCGTCGGCCTGGCCGAGACGATCGGGATGCGGACCAGCCTGTATTTCGCGATGCTCCTGATCTCGCTCGCCGCGATGATCGCCGCCGGCATGTTGCGCCTCCGCCTGCTGTCGCGGCTCGGCGCCTGGAATGCGGCCTTGATTGCCGCAGGCGTCTATGTCGTCGTCATGACCGGCATAGGCTTCGCGCTGCCGGTCGTGGACGAGGTGCCTGAAGGTTTTCCGGCCGCCGTGCTCTGGCAGTTCCGTATTGCGTCTTTCGGCGGACAGGCGATCATGTGGGCGACGCTCGGGCTGCTGTTCGGCGCCCTCGCTGAGCGCCAGATGGCGCAGCATGGCGCGCGCGCTTGA
- a CDS encoding histidine phosphatase family protein, giving the protein MTTRLHLICAAATASTAAVAFAADEPLDPRGRDSLARLAGRLPSCEVVLRSPARCAAETAEGLALDAKPEPALRDCDFGRWAGRSLAEVQAQAPEAVAEWLQNPRAAPHGGESFMDVMTRARAWMEGLLAVDGAVLAVTHALVIRAAIAHALGAGPEAFGRIDVAPLTRTRLSGVGGRWTLAALVPLKDDR; this is encoded by the coding sequence ATGACGACGCGCCTGCATCTGATCTGCGCGGCCGCGACGGCATCGACGGCTGCCGTTGCCTTCGCTGCCGATGAGCCGCTCGATCCGCGCGGACGAGACAGCCTCGCCCGGCTGGCCGGCCGGCTGCCGTCCTGTGAGGTCGTCCTGCGCAGCCCGGCCCGTTGCGCCGCTGAGACTGCCGAAGGCTTGGCCCTCGACGCCAAGCCCGAGCCTGCGCTGCGCGACTGCGATTTCGGCCGCTGGGCGGGACGATCGCTCGCGGAGGTCCAGGCGCAGGCGCCGGAGGCCGTTGCCGAATGGCTGCAGAATCCGCGCGCGGCTCCGCATGGCGGCGAGTCCTTCATGGACGTGATGACGCGCGCCCGCGCGTGGATGGAGGGCCTGCTCGCCGTCGATGGCGCGGTCCTTGCGGTCACGCACGCGCTGGTCATTCGTGCTGCGATTGCGCATGCGCTCGGCGCCGGCCCCGAGGCCTTCGGGCGCATCGACGTCGCGCCGCTGACGCGAACAAGGCTCTCGGGCGTCGGCGGGCGTTGGACGCTCGCAGCCCTGGTCCCGTTGAAGGACGACCGATGA
- a CDS encoding DUF2336 domain-containing protein, which yields MHQPEQLPHSENSIIAELEEAVRGGSSEKRVHTLRQVTNLFLHDGERLSEDQIKVFDNVLCMLVSRVETRARAELSKHLAPVDYAPVDLIQQLARDDEISVAENVLMHSTRLTEHTLVEVASTKGQDHLMAISGRPHLTEAVTDIIVDRGERQVIRKLANNQTARFSDTGYSGMMAHAEDDDELSEIIGLRVDLPNKHLRDLLRRATESVRAKLMASAPPALQKEIKKVIKAIADVARSDGGLVGRDFTLAEEAVKRMKGLNELNDTAIAFFAETRRFGEVAAALGLLNNVPTEMMAKVLEGPRTDIVLIPCRSAGLAWSVVAKILTHRPIKHAIDTDTLKLAERDYGKLSLDTAQRTLRFWMVHNKVEK from the coding sequence GTGCATCAGCCAGAACAGCTTCCACACTCAGAAAACTCCATCATCGCCGAGCTCGAAGAGGCCGTTCGCGGCGGCTCGTCCGAGAAGCGCGTCCACACGCTGCGCCAGGTCACCAACCTGTTCCTGCACGATGGCGAACGCCTCAGCGAGGACCAGATCAAGGTGTTCGACAACGTGCTCTGCATGCTGGTCTCGCGGGTCGAGACCCGCGCGCGGGCCGAGCTCAGCAAGCATCTCGCGCCGGTCGACTATGCGCCCGTCGACCTGATCCAGCAGTTGGCCCGCGACGACGAGATCTCCGTCGCCGAGAACGTCCTGATGCACTCGACCCGGCTGACCGAACATACGCTGGTCGAGGTCGCCTCGACCAAGGGCCAGGACCACCTGATGGCGATCTCCGGACGCCCGCATCTGACCGAGGCCGTGACCGACATCATCGTCGATCGCGGCGAACGCCAGGTCATCCGCAAGCTCGCCAACAACCAGACCGCACGCTTCTCCGACACCGGCTATTCGGGAATGATGGCGCACGCGGAGGACGACGACGAACTCAGCGAGATCATCGGTCTGCGCGTCGACTTGCCGAACAAGCATCTGCGCGACCTGCTGCGCCGGGCCACCGAATCCGTCCGTGCCAAGCTGATGGCCTCGGCGCCGCCGGCGCTGCAGAAGGAGATCAAGAAGGTCATCAAGGCCATCGCCGACGTTGCGCGCAGTGACGGCGGCCTCGTCGGGCGCGACTTCACTCTGGCCGAAGAGGCCGTCAAGCGCATGAAGGGGCTGAACGAGCTGAACGACACCGCTATCGCCTTCTTCGCCGAGACCCGCCGCTTCGGCGAGGTGGCGGCCGCCCTCGGCCTGCTCAACAACGTGCCGACCGAGATGATGGCCAAGGTGCTCGAAGGCCCGCGCACCGACATCGTGCTCATTCCCTGCCGCTCAGCCGGGCTCGCCTGGTCGGTGGTGGCGAAGATCCTGACCCACCGCCCGATCAAGCACGCCATCGACACCGACACGCTCAAGCTCGCCGAGCGCGACTATGGCAAGCTGTCGCTCGACACCGCCCAGCGCACCCTGCGGTTCTGGATGGTGCATAACAAGGTGGAGAAGTGA
- a CDS encoding SDR family oxidoreductase yields the protein MKSVVVTGASTGIGFACSKLLLARGFRVFGSVRKPADAERLRSELGANFTPLLFDVTDEAAVKAAAAEVRAALNGEALAGLVNNAGIAVAGPVTELPIDQFRHQMEVNVIGPVIATQAFAPLLGVDPAMTGARGRIVMISSVAGRNGNPLMAPYSTSKHAVEGLAESLRRELMLFGIDVIIIAPGAVKTPIWAKAEEVDLSPYQSSPFYPALQKVRGFMLQLGNTGLPAETIGERVYEALTAPSPKVRYEIAPDPLRQLIVRALPKRTVDRIIAKRLGLTSATKA from the coding sequence ATGAAATCCGTCGTCGTCACCGGGGCATCCACCGGCATTGGTTTCGCCTGTTCGAAGCTGCTGCTCGCACGCGGCTTCCGGGTGTTCGGGAGCGTTCGCAAGCCGGCGGATGCCGAGCGTCTGCGAAGCGAGCTCGGTGCCAACTTCACCCCGCTGCTGTTCGACGTGACCGACGAGGCGGCGGTGAAGGCTGCGGCCGCCGAGGTGCGCGCCGCTCTCAATGGTGAGGCACTCGCTGGCCTCGTGAACAATGCGGGCATCGCGGTCGCCGGCCCCGTGACGGAGCTGCCGATCGACCAGTTTCGTCATCAGATGGAGGTCAACGTCATTGGTCCCGTGATCGCGACCCAGGCGTTCGCGCCGCTGCTCGGGGTTGATCCGGCGATGACGGGCGCGCGCGGACGGATCGTGATGATCAGCTCGGTCGCGGGTCGCAACGGCAATCCGCTGATGGCGCCTTATTCGACCTCCAAGCATGCGGTCGAAGGGCTGGCGGAGAGCCTGCGCCGCGAATTGATGCTGTTCGGCATCGACGTCATCATCATTGCGCCGGGGGCGGTGAAGACGCCGATCTGGGCCAAGGCGGAGGAGGTCGATCTGTCGCCGTATCAGAGCTCGCCGTTCTATCCGGCGCTGCAGAAGGTGCGCGGCTTCATGCTGCAGCTCGGCAATACCGGACTGCCGGCCGAGACCATCGGCGAGCGGGTGTACGAAGCCCTGACCGCGCCGTCGCCCAAGGTTCGCTACGAGATCGCGCCCGATCCGCTGCGGCAGTTGATCGTGCGCGCGCTTCCCAAGCGGACAGTCGACCGCATCATCGCCAAGCGGCTCGGCCTGACCTCGGCGACCAAGGCCTGA
- a CDS encoding response regulator — MSTPAGTILLVDDHAVVREGYRAMLQKQPGLRVVAEAADGAEAYRLFKEVRPDLVIMDLSMPGVGGIEGIRRIRQWDRGARILVFTMHENAGFAVQAIRAGARGYVTKSSPPEILLRAVMDVLAGHIAISPDIDHELALSRLSGERAAADVLTAREFEVMQMLLAERSTEDIASALHLSPKTVANLHSLIKDKLGVATDIELVRLALRQGLLN, encoded by the coding sequence ATGAGCACGCCCGCCGGCACCATCCTGCTGGTCGACGACCATGCCGTCGTTCGCGAGGGCTATCGCGCGATGCTGCAGAAGCAGCCGGGCCTGCGGGTGGTCGCCGAAGCCGCCGACGGCGCCGAAGCCTACCGGCTGTTCAAGGAGGTCAGGCCCGATCTCGTCATCATGGATTTGAGCATGCCGGGTGTCGGCGGCATCGAAGGCATCCGCCGCATCCGGCAATGGGACCGCGGCGCGCGCATCCTGGTTTTCACGATGCATGAGAATGCAGGCTTCGCCGTGCAGGCGATCCGCGCCGGCGCGCGCGGCTACGTCACCAAGAGCAGCCCGCCGGAGATCCTCCTGCGCGCCGTCATGGACGTGCTCGCCGGCCACATCGCGATCAGCCCCGACATCGATCACGAGCTTGCGCTCAGCCGTCTCTCCGGCGAACGGGCGGCCGCCGACGTGCTGACGGCGCGCGAATTCGAGGTGATGCAGATGCTGCTCGCCGAACGCAGCACCGAGGATATCGCATCGGCGCTCCATCTCAGCCCGAAGACGGTCGCCAATCTGCACTCGCTGATCAAGGACAAGCTCGGCGTCGCCACGGATATCGAGCTGGTGCGGCTGGCGTTGCGGCAGGGCCTGCTGAATTGA